The DNA sequence CGTCGCCGGAGCGGCCGCGGCCGGCCGCCGCTTCACGAAGGCTTCACACGGGCGATGCCGAGGCCCTCACGCGGGGGCGGTGGACTTGTCCTCAAGACCGAGAGGGCATCGAGCCCCGGGAGAGGTGAGAACGATGAGGATCATGAGGACGGGTGCTGTGGCACTGGCCGTCGCCGCCGTCGCCGTGGGGACGGCGGGCGTCGCGACGGCGCGACCGGCGGGCCCCGGCGACGGCTGGCCCGGCGGCCCCAACCGCAGCGGCGACCCGGTCGCGGCGGTGACGGTGGACCTCACCGACGAGGAGGTGGCTGGCCTGGTCTTCACCCGCGAGGAGGAGGCGATGGCGCGCGACGTCTACCAGTCGTTCGCCGAGCTGTACCCGGAGACGGAGGTCTTCACCCGCATCGCGACGAGCGAGCAGCGTCACTTCGACGCGATCGGCAACGTCCTCGAACGGTACGGGATCGACGACCCCAGCACGGGTGAGCCGGGCGTGTACGTCGACGGCGCGGTCCAGGACCTCTACGACGGCTGGCTGGCGGACGGCTCCGTGTCGGTGCAGGCCGCGTACGAGGTCGGCGTCGAGCTCGAGACGGTCGACATCGAGGACCTCCAGGGTCTCGTCGACGCCACCGACAACGCGATGCTGGACCGGGTGTACTCGAACCTGCTGGCGGGCTCGGAGAACCACCTCGCCGCCTTCGAGGCGGCGGCCGCCGGCGAGACCCCGGCCCTGTGCACTCAGGACGGCACGGGCATGCAGGACCGGCAGATGATGGGCCGGGGCGGTCACGGCCCGGGTCACCGGAGCTGACGGACCGGCACGGCACGCCGGGCAGTACTCGCCAGGCACTTACCCGCCAGGCAGTACTCGCCAGGCACGGAACGGGCGGCACCCCCAGGGGGCGCCGCTCGTTCCCGCGCTCGGACCCTCTCGTGGGCAATATCCGCCGCTCCGACGGGGAGAAAGTGACGGATCGGTCACATCCGGCGGCTCATCCCCGCCGATGTCTCCCCGACGAGGGCCACAATCCCTGCATCGCTGCGGCTGACCCCGGCGCCTGGGCTGACCCTCCCAGACCTGGCCGACCCTGCCGGGACGTGGCCGACCCTGCCGCGCCGGCCACCGGGGCTCGCGCGTCGCCGCGGTTCGCACGTCGCCGCGGTTCGCGCGTCGCCCGAGCCAACCGGCCCGACGGCGGGCTCAGATCCCGGCCTTCTCCTTGACCTGGCGCTTGATGCGCCCGAGCATCCCCGCCATGCCCCGCAGGCGCAGCGGGCTGACGGCCTCGGCGAGGCCGAGCCGGCCGGTGAAGTCGGCGGGCACGTCGAGGATCTCCTGCGCCGTCCGGCCGTCGAGTCCCTCGTGGAGGATGCCCGCGAAGCCCCGGGTGGTGGGCGCCTCGCGCGGGGCGGAGAAGTACAGCCGGACCACGGCGTCCCCGCCGGCGCCCTCGACCTCGGTGAGCAGGAAGATCGGCGACTGGCACTCCGGGACCGGCT is a window from the Georgenia muralis genome containing:
- a CDS encoding SufE family protein; translation: MPVPERLQLLLEFSQGLPDLPERYAEHPELLEPVPECQSPIFLLTEVEGAGGDAVVRLYFSAPREAPTTRGFAGILHEGLDGRTAQEILDVPADFTGRLGLAEAVSPLRLRGMAGMLGRIKRQVKEKAGI
- a CDS encoding ferritin-like domain-containing protein gives rise to the protein MRIMRTGAVALAVAAVAVGTAGVATARPAGPGDGWPGGPNRSGDPVAAVTVDLTDEEVAGLVFTREEEAMARDVYQSFAELYPETEVFTRIATSEQRHFDAIGNVLERYGIDDPSTGEPGVYVDGAVQDLYDGWLADGSVSVQAAYEVGVELETVDIEDLQGLVDATDNAMLDRVYSNLLAGSENHLAAFEAAAAGETPALCTQDGTGMQDRQMMGRGGHGPGHRS